The Amaranthus tricolor cultivar Red isolate AtriRed21 chromosome 6, ASM2621246v1, whole genome shotgun sequence genome has a segment encoding these proteins:
- the LOC130815427 gene encoding glucan endo-1,3-beta-glucosidase 1-like: MAAFRLILSLVLLFLFLHSPFSVLGKIIAEIKQQQEQDEPYVGVNIGTDVPNFPSPSDLVSFLKLQKINHVRLYDANPDLLKALAHSKIKVIIGVPNNQLIGIGSSNATAAAWVGRNVVAYYPDTAIIAIAVGDEVLTSVPSTAPLLFPAIESLYSALVASNLHTKIKVSTPHSASLILDPFPPSQAFFNTSMTQYLLPIIKFLSRTESPLMMNLYPYYVFMENKGVVPLENSLFKPITPSKEMVDPNTLLHYTNVYDAMIDSIYFSMKNMNISDVVVLVSETGWPSKGDSKEPYATMDNADTYNSNLIKHVYDKTGTPSRPDTTSSVYLYELFNEDLRSPPISEANWGLFYGNSTPVYLLHVSGSRTILANDTTNQTYCVAMDGMDTKTLQTALDWACGPGRANCSEIQPGESCYEPNKVQNHASYAFDSYYQMQGMAVGSCDFKGVAMITTSDPSHGTCIFPGSKRERNKTEVVVNSTEATSGSNQISSSEYALISLCSLLFLCFLSNLPF, from the exons ATGGCTGCTTTTAGGCTCATTCTTTCATTagttcttctctttctcttcctccaCTCACCATTTTCAG TTTTAGGGAAGATTATAGCAGAAATTaagcaacaacaagaacaagatgAACCCTATGTTGGAGTAAACATTGGAACAGATGTACCAAACTTCCCATCTCCCTCAGATTTGGTTTCATTTCTCAAGTTACAAAAGATTAACCATGTGAGACTCTATGATGCTAACCCTGATTTGCTGAAAGCCCTGGCTCATTCAAAGATCAAGGTCATAATTGGGGTACCCAATAACCAGCTTATTGGAATTGGATCCTCCAATGCCACTGCCGCGGCTTGGGTGGGCCGAAATGTCGTTGCTTACTACCCGGATACTGCCATCATCGCCATTGCTGTGGGCGATGAGGTCTTAACCTCGGTTCCTTCAACTGCCCCTTTGCTTTTCCCCGCTATTGAGTCACTTTATAGTGCACTTGTGGCCTCAAATCTTCACACTAAGATAAAGGTTTCTACCCCACATTCAGCCTCACTAATTTTAGATCCCTTTCCACCTTCTCAAGCCTTTTTCAATACTTCAATGACTCAATATTTGTTGCCAATTATTAAGTTTTTGTCTAGGACTGAATCTCCTTTGATGATGAATTTGTACCCTTACTATGTTTTTATGGAGAATAAGGGTGTTGTGCCATTGGAGAACTCTTTGTTCAAGCCTATAACACCTTCAAAAGAAATGGTTGACCCGAATACTTTGCTTCATTACACGAACGTGTATGATGCAATGATTGATTCTATTTATTTCTCAATGAAAAACATGAATATTTCCGATGTTGTGGTGCTTGTGAGTGAGACCGGGTGGCCTTCGAAAGGCGATTCCAAAGAGCCTTATGCCACTATGGATAATGCGGATACTTACAATTCCAACCTCATTAAGCACGTTTATGACAAGACTGGCACCCCATCTCGTCCAGACACCACATCTAGTGTGTATTTATATGAGTTGTTCAATGAAGATTTGAGGTCGCCCCCAATCTCAGAGGCCAATTGGGGCTTGTTTTATGGGAATTCAACCCCAGTTTATTTGTTACATGTTTCCGGGAGTCGAACTATCTTGGCTAATGACACAACAAATCAAACCTATTGTGTTGCTATGGATGGGATGGATACAAAGACTTTGCAGACTGCATTAGACTGGGCTTGTGGCCCGGGAAGGGCAAATTGTAGTGAAATTCAGCCGGGAGAATCTTGTTATGAGCCAAACAAGGTCCAGAACCATGCTTCTTATGCTTTCGATAGCTATTACCAGATGCAAGGGATGGCTGTTGGGTCCTGTGATTTCAAAGGCGTTGCAATGATCACTACCTCTGATCCTA GTCATGGGACCTGCATTTTTCCTGGAAG TAAGAGAGAAAGAAATAAGACAGAAGTAGTAGTGAATTCAACTGAAGCTACAAGTGGAAGCAATCAAATAAGTTCAAGTGAATATGCTCTCATTTCTTTGTGTAGTCTTCTGTTTCTGTGTTTTCTTTCCAATTTACCCTTTTAG